A stretch of Natronococcus sp. CG52 DNA encodes these proteins:
- a CDS encoding DUF7509 family protein, with protein sequence MGSVLEALFDAETADHHCERVVFVHESGVRSAMIAAVRDRWEARIYSYDDREELERQLRLFVRDLIRKERTGDLPALD encoded by the coding sequence GTGGGGTCCGTCCTCGAGGCGCTATTCGACGCCGAAACGGCCGATCACCACTGCGAGCGGGTCGTGTTCGTCCACGAGTCCGGCGTCCGCAGCGCGATGATCGCCGCGGTCCGCGATCGGTGGGAGGCGCGGATCTACTCGTACGACGATCGCGAGGAACTCGAGCGCCAGCTCCGGCTGTTCGTTCGCGATCTCATCCGCAAGGAGCGGACCGGTGACTTGCCGGCGCTCGACTGA
- a CDS encoding CDP-glycerol glycerophosphotransferase family protein → MVEVLYAIERPFMRKTFEAIDRHVDVESAFIPVRADAIGCSDRIDEVKVDDPGAVDDNVRAIDPAVVVYNHRFGIERFTFYDEYPLVHVRHGASIGRDEIAVTTDTILGIVAAALAPGERWAAAYRAAAPPNVTIAVVGIPEADALVGAPPPRERRVLYAPTNYLVGRGAYANTARSVVECFADTEYELLFRPHPTDRREGPGLAVTRECRERIAELPNVVFDTAVTPTESMRRSDVLISDYSGSIAEWLHTGRPLVQLMNIDAPNRDVPRIGVTSDAIDIALVDELYQNGEPDSAKDRRASWLERLGIPMDGRAGERAAREVLRCRA, encoded by the coding sequence ATGGTAGAGGTACTGTACGCTATCGAGCGGCCGTTCATGCGGAAGACGTTCGAAGCGATCGACCGTCACGTGGATGTCGAGTCGGCGTTTATCCCGGTTCGAGCCGATGCGATCGGCTGTAGCGACCGCATCGACGAAGTCAAGGTGGATGATCCTGGCGCGGTCGACGACAACGTGCGAGCGATCGATCCCGCCGTAGTCGTCTACAACCACCGGTTCGGTATAGAGCGGTTCACGTTTTACGACGAGTACCCGCTCGTTCACGTGCGACACGGTGCGTCGATCGGCCGCGACGAGATCGCAGTCACGACGGACACGATTCTCGGTATCGTCGCTGCCGCACTCGCGCCCGGCGAGCGGTGGGCAGCGGCGTATCGGGCCGCTGCACCGCCGAACGTGACGATTGCCGTTGTCGGCATCCCGGAGGCCGACGCGCTCGTCGGAGCACCGCCACCCCGTGAACGCCGGGTGCTGTACGCGCCGACCAACTACCTGGTCGGCCGAGGAGCGTACGCGAACACCGCCCGCTCGGTCGTCGAGTGCTTCGCCGACACGGAGTACGAACTACTCTTTCGCCCCCACCCGACCGATAGACGCGAGGGTCCGGGGCTGGCCGTCACTCGCGAATGCAGGGAACGGATCGCCGAGTTGCCGAACGTCGTCTTCGATACGGCCGTGACGCCCACCGAGAGCATGCGCCGATCGGACGTTCTCATCTCGGACTACTCGGGGTCGATCGCAGAGTGGCTCCACACGGGTCGACCACTCGTCCAACTGATGAATATCGATGCACCGAACCGCGACGTACCTCGAATCGGCGTCACGTCGGATGCGATCGACATCGCGCTCGTCGACGAACTGTACCAGAACGGCGAGCCCGACTCCGCGAAAGATCGACGGGCCTCGTGGCTCGAGCGTCTCGGCATCCCGATGGACGGACGAGCCGGCGAGCGCGCCGCCAGGGAGGTACTCCGATGCAGGGCGTAA
- a CDS encoding cupin domain-containing protein, which yields MEHVSLSDLETSEAAEGVHLALMAGAESMNVQHFEIEPGATVEEHSHPHEQTGFIYEGELTFLTDGEEIVCGPGDSYALPGDQPHSAENRGDETVRGVDIFSPPRENPSWQS from the coding sequence ATGGAACACGTTTCCCTCTCCGACCTCGAGACGTCGGAGGCCGCCGAGGGCGTCCACCTCGCGCTGATGGCCGGCGCCGAATCGATGAACGTTCAGCACTTCGAGATCGAACCCGGTGCGACGGTCGAAGAGCACAGCCACCCGCACGAGCAGACGGGCTTCATCTACGAGGGCGAACTGACGTTTCTCACCGACGGCGAGGAGATCGTCTGCGGACCGGGTGACTCCTACGCGCTGCCGGGCGATCAGCCCCACTCCGCGGAAAACCGCGGCGACGAGACGGTCCGCGGCGTCGACATCTTCAGTCCGCCGCGGGAGAACCCGAGCTGGCAGTCGTAG
- a CDS encoding GNAT family N-acetyltransferase, which yields MVEVRVAESEDEREDAFTVRHEVFVEEQGVDEELEYDEHDPDAVHFAAYDGDESVGAARLRELEDGIAKVERVAVLESRRGEGIGRDLMAAVEKQARELGLEELKLHSQSHAAGFYRDLGYEQRGGEFEEAGIPHVKMRKRLNESDGASRE from the coding sequence ATGGTCGAGGTACGCGTCGCCGAATCCGAGGACGAGCGCGAGGATGCGTTCACCGTTCGCCACGAGGTGTTCGTCGAGGAACAGGGCGTCGACGAGGAACTCGAGTACGACGAGCACGACCCCGACGCCGTTCACTTCGCCGCGTACGACGGCGACGAATCGGTCGGTGCCGCCCGGCTCAGGGAGCTCGAGGACGGGATCGCCAAGGTCGAGCGCGTCGCCGTCCTCGAGTCGCGTCGTGGAGAAGGGATCGGCCGGGACCTGATGGCCGCCGTCGAGAAGCAGGCTCGAGAGCTAGGGCTCGAGGAACTCAAGCTGCACTCACAGAGCCACGCGGCCGGCTTCTATCGCGACCTCGGGTACGAGCAGCGCGGCGGGGAGTTCGAGGAGGCCGGGATTCCCCACGTGAAGATGCGAAAGCGACTGAACGAGTCGGACGGTGCGTCGCGAGAGTGA
- the icd gene encoding isocitrate dehydrogenase (NADP(+)), with product MSYDKIEVPEEGEKITLKEGIDGELEVPDNPIIPIIYGDGVGSDVGPAAQKVLEAAAEATGREINWMRVYAGESAREKYDENLPDETVEAIKEHRVAIKGPLTTPVGAGFRSLNVGLRKLLDLYANVRPTYHLDGVPSPVKEPEQMDMITFRENTEDVYAGIEWEAGTDEVEEVKEFVEGEMGADNVIHDGPVGIGVKPITEFGTKRLVRRAIDYALEHDRDSVTLVHKGNIMKFTEGQFRDWGYEVAEEEYGDEVITEDTLWEEQDGEVDDDVLVVNDRIADNMLQQLLTRTDQYDVIATMNLNGDYMSDAAGAQIGGLGIAPGSNFGDGRLLAEPVHGSAPKYEGQDKVNPTAMILSGRMMLEYLGWNDAADLVRDAVEETISSGKVTYDLERQLDDAEKLATSEYADEVVQNIEKLS from the coding sequence ATGAGCTACGACAAGATCGAGGTCCCCGAGGAGGGGGAGAAGATCACGCTGAAAGAGGGCATCGACGGCGAGCTCGAGGTCCCCGACAACCCGATTATTCCGATCATCTACGGTGACGGTGTCGGGAGCGACGTCGGTCCCGCCGCACAGAAGGTTCTCGAGGCCGCCGCCGAGGCGACCGGTCGCGAGATCAACTGGATGCGCGTCTACGCCGGCGAGTCCGCTCGCGAGAAGTACGACGAGAACCTGCCGGACGAGACCGTCGAAGCCATCAAGGAACACCGCGTCGCGATCAAGGGCCCGCTGACGACGCCCGTCGGCGCCGGCTTCCGCTCGCTAAACGTCGGTCTCCGCAAGCTGCTCGATCTCTACGCGAACGTCCGACCGACCTACCACCTCGACGGCGTCCCGTCGCCCGTCAAGGAACCCGAGCAGATGGACATGATCACCTTCCGTGAGAACACGGAAGACGTCTACGCCGGCATCGAGTGGGAAGCCGGCACCGACGAGGTCGAGGAAGTCAAGGAGTTCGTCGAAGGCGAGATGGGCGCCGACAACGTCATCCACGACGGCCCCGTCGGCATCGGCGTCAAACCGATCACGGAGTTCGGAACGAAGCGACTCGTCCGCCGCGCCATCGACTACGCCCTCGAGCACGACCGCGACTCGGTCACGCTCGTCCACAAGGGCAACATCATGAAGTTCACCGAGGGCCAGTTCCGCGACTGGGGCTACGAGGTCGCCGAAGAGGAGTACGGTGACGAGGTCATCACCGAGGACACCCTCTGGGAGGAACAGGACGGCGAGGTCGACGACGACGTCCTCGTCGTCAACGACCGCATCGCGGACAACATGCTCCAGCAGCTTCTCACGCGGACCGACCAGTACGACGTCATCGCGACGATGAACCTGAACGGGGACTACATGTCCGACGCTGCCGGCGCCCAGATCGGCGGTCTCGGCATCGCTCCCGGGTCCAACTTCGGCGACGGCCGCCTGCTCGCCGAGCCCGTCCACGGCTCCGCACCCAAGTACGAGGGCCAGGACAAGGTCAACCCGACCGCGATGATCCTCTCGGGCCGCATGATGCTCGAGTACCTCGGCTGGAACGACGCCGCGGATCTCGTCCGCGACGCCGTCGAGGAGACCATCTCCTCGGGCAAGGTCACTTACGACCTCGAGCGCCAGCTTGACGACGCTGAGAAGCTCGCCACCAGCGAGTACGCCGACGAAGTCGTTCAGAATATCGAAAAACTGTCGTAG
- a CDS encoding glycerophosphodiester phosphodiesterase, translating to MEIIGHRGCADQFPENTLLAIRETARRLPAVELDVRRCGSGELVVFHDATLERVTGADGRIAETPWSDLRELTVFESDESIPRLETALRAVPNDVTVQIELKETGIASDTLQLAMAAGADVRLSSFLPEALAEVQSSCLEVPSGLLFEEGADANLSRALDLGATHVFPHYRLCIETDVVSVAREHGLDVIAWKAARTLDDVRALREAGVDGVTADRYDIAPASPTVDSI from the coding sequence ATGGAGATTATCGGCCACCGTGGCTGTGCAGATCAGTTCCCGGAGAATACCCTCCTCGCTATCCGCGAAACCGCCCGTCGACTGCCTGCAGTCGAACTCGACGTGCGACGGTGCGGGTCGGGTGAACTGGTAGTGTTTCACGACGCTACTCTCGAGCGCGTGACCGGCGCTGACGGACGGATCGCGGAGACGCCGTGGTCGGATCTCCGCGAGCTAACCGTGTTCGAGTCGGACGAATCGATTCCCCGCCTCGAGACGGCGCTGCGAGCCGTGCCGAACGACGTAACCGTTCAGATCGAGCTGAAAGAAACTGGGATCGCTTCGGATACGCTGCAGTTGGCGATGGCGGCAGGGGCCGACGTCCGCCTCTCGTCGTTTCTCCCCGAGGCGCTCGCGGAAGTCCAGTCGAGCTGTCTCGAGGTGCCGAGCGGGCTCCTTTTCGAAGAGGGAGCCGACGCGAACCTCTCGCGAGCGCTCGATCTGGGGGCTACACACGTGTTCCCCCACTACCGTCTCTGCATCGAAACCGATGTCGTATCCGTCGCTCGCGAGCACGGACTCGACGTTATCGCCTGGAAGGCGGCGCGGACGCTCGACGACGTTCGCGCCCTGCGCGAGGCCGGCGTCGATGGGGTTACCGCGGATCGGTACGATATCGCTCCGGCCTCACCCACCGTAGATAGCATCTGA
- a CDS encoding NRAMP family divalent metal transporter, with amino-acid sequence MATETHSREFGRVESFVRRLGPTWLAGAIAAGPATMVSLLVAGASFGYALLWVVVLSAILGTVGQYLSMRLGLLTEAGIVAVVEEHLGSFWAWMLVIDAVLAAGLAQLVIMKTLADVSATIVGSAGLGIAALADSRLWGITWAVVLVLGLAGGGYRLAEAGAKVLVSLVVLAFVAAAFTVPIDPAAAATGLTPELPAGADSALVAAGVLGGAVHITLLTMQSYTMRARGWTVRDRDIATFDVVSSMLVAFGIFSLAVFLVAASVLPEAGVDPGTLDEIQAARALGPIAGEYATWLFLLGLWGAAVSTLGGNTIVPPYLLADKLDWEQSVEDSRYRLALIAVALVSSVGAFLEGAFFQLLVLVLAFGLVGTPFALAVILYLLNDPDVVPETNSHLENAGGLVLFAIAAVLASEFVLGELETVTEPLSAFVVAFAAAMVLAVVGLAATYVRDRLRARSSG; translated from the coding sequence ATGGCAACCGAAACTCACTCGCGGGAGTTCGGACGAGTGGAGTCGTTCGTGCGGCGACTGGGACCGACGTGGCTCGCCGGCGCGATCGCCGCCGGGCCGGCGACGATGGTCAGCCTGCTCGTCGCGGGCGCGAGTTTCGGCTACGCGCTGCTGTGGGTCGTCGTGCTCTCGGCGATCCTCGGGACCGTCGGTCAGTACCTCTCGATGCGGCTCGGACTGCTCACCGAGGCGGGGATCGTCGCGGTCGTCGAGGAGCACCTCGGCTCGTTCTGGGCCTGGATGCTCGTGATCGACGCCGTGCTCGCCGCGGGGCTCGCCCAGCTCGTGATCATGAAGACGCTGGCCGACGTCAGCGCGACGATCGTCGGGAGCGCCGGACTCGGTATCGCCGCCCTGGCGGATTCCCGCCTCTGGGGAATCACCTGGGCGGTCGTCCTCGTACTGGGGCTGGCCGGCGGCGGCTACAGACTCGCGGAGGCCGGCGCGAAAGTTCTCGTCTCGCTGGTCGTCCTCGCGTTCGTCGCCGCCGCGTTCACCGTTCCGATCGATCCCGCCGCGGCGGCGACCGGTCTCACGCCGGAACTGCCGGCCGGCGCCGACAGTGCGCTCGTCGCCGCGGGCGTCCTCGGCGGCGCGGTCCACATCACGCTGCTGACGATGCAGAGCTACACGATGCGCGCCCGCGGATGGACCGTGCGGGATCGAGATATCGCGACGTTCGACGTCGTGAGCTCGATGCTGGTCGCCTTCGGAATCTTTAGTCTCGCGGTCTTTCTCGTCGCGGCGAGCGTCCTCCCCGAGGCGGGCGTCGATCCCGGGACGCTCGACGAGATCCAGGCCGCCCGGGCGCTCGGCCCGATCGCAGGCGAGTACGCGACGTGGCTGTTCCTGCTCGGACTCTGGGGCGCCGCGGTCTCGACGCTCGGCGGGAACACGATCGTTCCGCCCTACCTGCTCGCGGACAAACTCGACTGGGAGCAGTCGGTCGAGGACTCGCGGTACCGGCTCGCACTGATTGCGGTCGCGCTCGTCTCCTCGGTCGGCGCGTTCCTCGAGGGCGCGTTCTTCCAGCTCCTGGTCCTCGTGCTCGCGTTCGGACTCGTCGGGACGCCGTTCGCGCTCGCGGTGATCCTCTACCTGCTGAACGACCCCGACGTCGTCCCGGAGACGAACTCGCACCTGGAGAACGCCGGTGGCCTCGTCCTGTTCGCGATCGCGGCCGTCCTCGCGAGCGAGTTCGTCCTCGGGGAACTCGAGACCGTCACCGAACCGCTCTCGGCGTTCGTCGTCGCGTTCGCCGCGGCGATGGTCCTGGCGGTCGTCGGACTCGCTGCGACCTACGTGCGGGATCGACTCCGCGCTCGCTCGAGCGGCTAA
- a CDS encoding NTP transferase domain-containing protein, translated as MQGVILAAGRGRRMGHHTDDVPKAFLEFDGRTLYDRQRALLGPHVGKTSVVLGYRHETVLDRYDPEEPLVLKEWDRYENAASLLLALRHVDDDLLVLNGDVLIDERELGRMTSRFDAFGGHLNLVGSIPGIQDSETAIRWDESGRVTAYGLIEGHRHAGVGIVSRDHRDAAIRVLQERLDDWYPCVYPRTPSRPLLLPAGRHIEINRPADLDRARKWIRSERIRCA; from the coding sequence ATGCAGGGCGTAATCCTGGCCGCGGGTCGAGGCCGACGAATGGGTCACCACACCGACGACGTCCCGAAGGCCTTCCTCGAGTTCGACGGCCGGACGCTGTACGATCGACAGCGCGCCTTGCTCGGACCGCACGTCGGCAAAACGAGCGTCGTGCTGGGATACCGCCACGAGACGGTTCTCGACAGGTACGATCCCGAAGAACCGCTCGTTCTAAAAGAGTGGGATCGATACGAGAACGCCGCGTCATTGCTTCTCGCGCTCAGACACGTCGACGACGATCTGCTGGTCCTCAACGGCGACGTGCTCATCGACGAGCGCGAACTCGGTCGAATGACCTCCCGATTCGATGCTTTCGGGGGTCACCTCAATCTCGTCGGCTCTATTCCGGGAATTCAGGACTCGGAGACGGCGATTCGGTGGGACGAATCCGGACGGGTGACAGCGTACGGCCTCATCGAAGGCCACAGACACGCGGGGGTCGGAATCGTGAGCCGCGACCATCGAGACGCGGCGATCCGGGTCCTGCAAGAGCGACTGGACGACTGGTACCCCTGCGTGTATCCCCGAACGCCGTCCCGGCCGCTACTGCTGCCGGCCGGTCGACACATCGAGATCAATCGACCGGCTGACCTCGATCGGGCACGAAAGTGGATCAGATCCGAGCGGATCCGCTGTGCGTGA